In a single window of the Elaeis guineensis isolate ETL-2024a chromosome 6, EG11, whole genome shotgun sequence genome:
- the LOC105047159 gene encoding MYB-like transcription factor EOBII, which produces MVEEANSMDKGINCSEEAEVRKGPWTMEEDLILINYIANHGEGVWNNLARSAGLNRTGKSCRLRWLNYLRPDVRRGNITPEEQLLIMELHARWGNRWSKIARQLPGRTDNEIKNYWRTRIQKKVKHGESSDYQHAMLIDEASTTTSQTNSVEDGGAQPSYTQQRETNPVALAPPFSTESCDNFWSVEDFWSMQSFNGD; this is translated from the exons ATGGTGGAAGAAGCGAATAGCATGGACAAGGGGATAAACTGCAGCGAAGAGGCTGAGGTGCGGAAAGGCCCATGGACCAtggaggaagacctcatcctcaTTAACTACATAGCAAACCATGGCGAGGGTGTTTGGAACAACCTCGCTCGGTCTGCAG GTTTGAATCGCACGGGGAAGAGCTGCCGCCTTCGGTGGCTGAACTATCTGCGGCCTGACGTCCGGCGAGGGAACATCACGCCGGAGGAGCAGTTGCTGATCATGGAACTCCATGCTAGATGGGGAAATAG GTGGTCCAAAATTGCGAGGCAGCTGCCTGGGAGGACCGACAACGAAATAAAGAACTACTGGAGGACAAGAATTCAAAAGAAGGTTAAGCATGGGGAGTCCTCCGACTACCAGCATGCGATGCTCATTGATGAAGCTAGTACCACTACCAGCCAAACAAACAGTGTTGAAGATGGTGGGGCACAGCCGAGTTACACTCAACAGCGCGAGACCAATCCTGTTGCTCTTGCTCCTCCATTCTCCACTGAATCCTGTGATAATTTCTGGTCTGTCGAGGACTTCTGGTCGATGCAGTCTTTCAATGGCGATTAA